In a genomic window of Gammaproteobacteria bacterium:
- a CDS encoding transposase, which produces VENLFARLKHFRSIATRYEKLARNFKAMAYLACTLIWLQRK; this is translated from the coding sequence TGGTGGAAAATCTCTTCGCCCGACTTAAACATTTTCGTAGTATCGCCACGCGTTATGAAAAACTGGCGCGTAATTTCAAGGCGATGGCCTATCTCGCCTGTACCTTGATCTGGCTG